Proteins encoded in a region of the Tautonia rosea genome:
- a CDS encoding OsmC family protein, producing the protein MDGDALRALQAPIKASYREHPEAAQLTLSARGTLVGNALTCRVEATGGLVEAGLHPATGGDGSAACSGAMLLEALVACAGVTLRAVAAAMGIPIRGGSVLAEGDWDARGTLGVDKAAPVGFPRVRLRFEVDSDASDEQLAKLLSLTERYCVVAQTLKNPPELTSEIVPNRPADR; encoded by the coding sequence ATGGATGGCGACGCATTGCGAGCCCTGCAGGCACCGATCAAGGCAAGCTATCGCGAGCATCCCGAGGCGGCCCAGCTCACCCTCTCGGCCCGAGGAACCCTGGTCGGCAATGCTCTGACCTGCCGGGTCGAGGCGACGGGCGGCCTCGTGGAGGCCGGCTTGCATCCGGCGACCGGTGGAGACGGATCGGCGGCCTGTTCCGGTGCCATGCTTCTCGAAGCGCTCGTCGCCTGCGCGGGAGTGACACTCCGAGCCGTGGCAGCCGCAATGGGCATCCCGATCCGAGGCGGCTCGGTCCTCGCCGAGGGAGACTGGGACGCCCGCGGTACCCTTGGCGTCGACAAGGCCGCGCCGGTCGGCTTCCCCCGCGTCCGACTCCGGTTTGAGGTCGACAGCGACGCCTCCGACGAACAGCTTGCCAAACTCCTGAGCCTGACTGAACGCTATTGCGTCGTCGCGCAGACCTTGAAAAACCCTCCCGAGTTGACCAGCGAGATCGTTCCCAACCGCCCGGCCGACCGCTAG
- a CDS encoding glucose-6-phosphate dehydrogenase, producing MAPDFVILGAAGDLTSRYLMPALVHLIQAEHLDPDVSILGVSRQDWNDDQFRQHSAERLKQHVPNASAEVIANLLARLQYRRADVTDRAALSSVFHQVKGPAIAYLALPPSLFTPTVETLSDLDLPRGSRIVIEKPFGTDLASAQQLNRLLHDSFAEDAVFRVDHFLMKQTIQNILGLRFANRIFEMLWNRDHIERIEITWDETVALEGRASYYDRSGALRDMIQNHLIQLLTLVCMEPPVSINARDLRDRKLDVLRAIRRDSPAEVERHTYRARYTAGQVGDTILPNYTDEEGVDPDRRTETFAQVTLHIDNWRWAGVPIVLRTGKAMAADRHEIVIRFRPVPHLAFEQSPPPSNILRLQLNPDRMALGVNINGPGDPFDLEHVELTTDCCRQELPAYARLLLDVIEGDTMLSIRDDEAEESWRIVEPILHAWSEGRVPLLEYPAGSTGPHLE from the coding sequence ATGGCTCCGGACTTCGTCATCCTCGGCGCCGCGGGCGATCTGACCTCCCGCTATCTGATGCCTGCCCTCGTCCATCTCATCCAGGCCGAACACCTTGACCCGGATGTCTCCATCCTCGGCGTCTCGCGTCAGGATTGGAACGACGATCAATTTCGCCAGCACAGTGCCGAGCGCCTAAAGCAGCACGTCCCCAACGCCTCTGCCGAGGTCATCGCCAACCTGCTCGCCCGACTCCAGTATCGCCGGGCCGACGTGACCGACCGCGCCGCCCTTTCCTCGGTCTTCCATCAGGTCAAGGGACCGGCCATCGCCTACCTGGCACTGCCGCCCAGCCTGTTTACCCCGACCGTCGAAACACTCTCCGACCTCGACCTCCCTCGGGGCAGTCGGATCGTCATTGAGAAACCGTTCGGCACCGACCTCGCCTCAGCCCAGCAACTCAACCGCTTGCTGCACGACTCGTTCGCAGAGGATGCCGTCTTCCGCGTCGATCATTTCCTCATGAAGCAAACGATCCAGAACATCCTCGGCCTCCGCTTCGCCAACCGCATCTTTGAGATGCTCTGGAATCGCGACCACATCGAACGCATCGAAATCACCTGGGACGAAACCGTCGCGCTTGAAGGCCGAGCCTCCTACTACGATCGCTCCGGCGCACTCCGCGACATGATTCAGAATCATTTGATTCAATTGCTTACACTTGTCTGCATGGAACCTCCCGTCTCGATCAACGCCCGCGACCTCCGAGACCGCAAGCTCGATGTCCTCCGCGCCATCCGCCGCGACTCCCCCGCCGAAGTCGAGCGCCACACCTACCGCGCCCGCTACACCGCCGGCCAGGTCGGCGATACCATCCTGCCGAATTATACCGACGAGGAAGGAGTCGATCCGGACCGTCGTACCGAAACCTTCGCGCAGGTCACGCTTCACATCGACAACTGGCGATGGGCTGGCGTGCCGATCGTCCTTCGTACCGGCAAGGCGATGGCTGCCGATCGTCACGAAATTGTCATCCGCTTCCGCCCCGTCCCGCACCTCGCCTTTGAGCAATCCCCACCACCGTCCAACATCCTTCGCCTTCAACTGAATCCTGACCGCATGGCCCTTGGCGTCAACATCAACGGACCTGGCGATCCGTTCGATCTGGAACACGTCGAGCTAACAACCGATTGCTGCCGCCAGGAACTCCCCGCCTATGCCCGCCTCCTGCTCGACGTGATCGAGGGAGACACCATGCTCTCCATCCGCGACGACGAGGCCGAGGAATCCTGGAGAATCGTCGAGCCCATCCTTCATGCCTGGTCCGAAGGACGCGTCCCCCTGCTCGAATATCCCGCCGGCTCGACCGGCCCCCACCTCGAATAA
- a CDS encoding DUF1553 domain-containing protein: protein MIWPVPLIGRRAGSETPRIVALLLGMLLAAVQPVVRADDAGLAAYEGQIRPLLKERCYACHGALKSQAGLRLDTVAAMLDGGDSGPAIEPGDSEFSPLVERILEHDDALRMPPEGEPLTEDQIAIIRSWIDSGAAAPSNETPEPDPREHWAFQTPTRPAVPDAGAGWAREPIDAFLAAEHDRLGLEPLGEAPPHVLLRRLHLDLIGLPPTREELLEFLADPSEAAYERVVDRLLADPRHAERWARHWMDVWRYSDWYGRRAVPDVLNSYAMIWRWRDWIVNKLDEDAGYDHLLRMMLAADELAPDDPEELPATGYVVRNFYRWNYNTWMADSVEHTGKAFLGLTINCAHCHDHKYDPIRHEDYFAFRAFFEPIELRHDRVPGEPDPGPYPKYDYGKAYAPINSGMVRIFDEKLDAETFLYTRGEARNIVPGRPPIPPGPPRFLTGGDFEVEPIDLPAEAAYPGVKSFIRQEETAVRQKTLDEAQAALSTAQQALETIKAQADPEGHTSAQLALQVAEETLQVAQTDLESLRLRMVADDARLGRGEVDPDESARAAARKERELALARARLERAAAELAEHQVRHQADAAEDALTQAEQRLATARQAVETAEGALESESTSYTHLSPSYPGQSTGRRAALAEWLTRPENPLTARVAVNYLWGWHFGEPIVATPHDFGRNGAPPSNKALLDWLAVELMEPSSPGVKPWSMKHIHRQIVMSAAYRMASHTSDADHPNVAIDPENRGLWRFRPSRMEAEAVRDSLLHVAGVLDLTRGGPEIDQSQGLVSRRRSLYFAHHGEGSMQFLELFDAPDPGECYRRTTSVVPQQSLALANSEMALAMARTIAAELETEPSCDPRADGREDAFIQAVFERVLSRPPSDEERALSRTFLERQVALFEGVELPDVSEVSPPPSTDPRRRANENLVHALLNHHDFVTIR, encoded by the coding sequence ATGATCTGGCCCGTACCTCTGATCGGTCGGCGAGCGGGGAGCGAAACGCCGCGAATCGTCGCGTTGCTGCTCGGGATGCTGCTTGCCGCGGTTCAGCCTGTAGTCCGGGCGGATGACGCAGGGCTTGCGGCCTACGAGGGGCAGATCCGGCCGTTGCTCAAGGAGCGGTGCTACGCCTGTCACGGAGCGCTCAAATCGCAGGCCGGCTTGAGGCTCGACACGGTCGCCGCCATGCTCGACGGGGGCGATAGCGGACCGGCGATCGAGCCGGGAGATTCGGAGTTTAGCCCCCTCGTCGAGCGGATCCTCGAGCATGATGATGCCCTTCGGATGCCTCCGGAAGGAGAACCGCTGACCGAGGATCAGATTGCGATCATTCGATCATGGATTGATTCTGGTGCCGCTGCGCCGAGCAACGAAACCCCTGAACCCGACCCCCGCGAACACTGGGCCTTTCAGACCCCGACCCGCCCGGCCGTGCCCGATGCCGGGGCCGGATGGGCTCGGGAGCCGATCGACGCCTTCCTCGCTGCCGAGCATGATCGCCTGGGGCTGGAACCGCTGGGCGAGGCGCCTCCTCATGTCTTGCTCCGTCGGCTCCATCTCGACCTGATCGGCTTGCCGCCGACTCGGGAGGAATTGCTGGAGTTCCTGGCCGATCCGTCCGAAGCGGCGTATGAGCGCGTGGTCGATCGGCTGCTGGCCGATCCTCGGCACGCCGAGCGATGGGCACGGCACTGGATGGACGTTTGGCGCTACTCCGACTGGTATGGCCGACGCGCCGTGCCCGATGTGCTGAACAGCTACGCCATGATCTGGCGATGGCGTGATTGGATCGTCAACAAGCTAGACGAGGACGCCGGATACGATCATCTGTTGCGCATGATGCTGGCCGCCGACGAACTGGCACCCGACGACCCGGAGGAACTGCCCGCCACCGGCTATGTCGTGCGGAACTTCTACCGATGGAATTATAATACGTGGATGGCCGACTCGGTCGAGCATACGGGGAAGGCGTTTCTTGGACTGACGATCAATTGCGCTCACTGTCACGATCACAAATATGATCCGATTCGGCACGAAGACTATTTCGCGTTTCGGGCCTTCTTCGAGCCGATCGAGCTGAGGCATGACCGCGTCCCGGGAGAGCCCGATCCGGGGCCGTACCCGAAGTATGACTACGGCAAGGCATACGCGCCGATCAACTCGGGCATGGTCCGCATTTTCGACGAGAAACTTGACGCCGAAACGTTTCTGTACACCCGAGGCGAGGCCCGAAATATCGTTCCCGGCCGCCCGCCCATCCCCCCGGGGCCGCCCCGCTTTTTGACGGGAGGAGACTTCGAGGTCGAGCCGATCGACCTGCCGGCTGAAGCGGCCTATCCGGGCGTGAAATCCTTCATCCGGCAGGAAGAAACCGCGGTGAGGCAGAAGACGCTCGACGAGGCCCAGGCGGCTTTGTCCACGGCTCAGCAGGCGTTGGAGACGATCAAGGCTCAGGCCGACCCCGAGGGGCACACCTCGGCCCAGCTTGCGCTGCAGGTGGCTGAGGAAACCTTGCAGGTGGCACAGACCGACCTGGAATCGCTTCGGCTTCGAATGGTGGCCGATGATGCCCGCCTTGGCCGAGGTGAGGTGGACCCCGACGAGTCGGCCCGTGCTGCCGCTCGCAAGGAGCGGGAGCTAGCCCTGGCCCGAGCTCGGCTCGAACGGGCCGCGGCCGAACTGGCCGAGCATCAGGTGCGTCATCAGGCCGACGCCGCAGAAGACGCCCTGACTCAGGCCGAGCAACGGCTCGCCACCGCCCGGCAAGCGGTTGAGACGGCCGAGGGGGCACTGGAGAGCGAATCGACCTCGTACACGCATCTCTCGCCCTCGTACCCTGGTCAGAGCACCGGGCGTCGGGCGGCCTTGGCCGAGTGGCTGACCCGGCCCGAGAATCCGCTCACGGCTCGGGTCGCGGTCAATTATCTCTGGGGATGGCATTTCGGGGAGCCGATTGTGGCCACACCGCACGACTTTGGCCGCAACGGTGCCCCACCTTCGAATAAGGCATTGCTTGATTGGCTTGCCGTGGAATTGATGGAGCCGTCGAGCCCCGGGGTCAAACCGTGGTCGATGAAGCACATTCATCGGCAAATTGTGATGAGTGCCGCCTACCGGATGGCTTCGCACACGAGCGACGCCGACCACCCGAACGTTGCCATCGACCCCGAGAACCGCGGACTCTGGCGCTTCCGGCCAAGCCGAATGGAGGCCGAGGCGGTGAGAGACAGCCTCTTGCATGTGGCGGGAGTGCTCGACCTGACACGAGGGGGGCCGGAGATCGACCAATCTCAGGGGCTCGTTTCACGTCGTCGAAGTCTCTACTTTGCCCACCACGGCGAGGGATCGATGCAGTTCCTGGAACTCTTCGACGCTCCCGACCCTGGGGAATGCTACCGCCGGACGACATCGGTTGTCCCTCAGCAATCGCTTGCCCTGGCCAACAGTGAGATGGCGCTGGCAATGGCTCGGACGATCGCCGCGGAGCTGGAGACGGAACCGTCGTGTGATCCCCGGGCAGATGGACGTGAAGATGCATTTATTCAAGCAGTATTTGAGCGTGTGCTGTCCCGTCCACCGTCTGACGAAGAACGTGCCTTGAGCCGAACGTTTCTCGAACGCCAGGTCGCCCTGTTCGAAGGGGTGGAATTGCCCGATGTGTCCGAAGTGTCGCCACCTCCCTCGACCGATCCGAGGAGACGAGCGAACGAAAATCTTGTTCATGCACTGCTCAATCATCATGATTTTGTGACCATTCGTTAA
- a CDS encoding DUF1501 domain-containing protein, producing MSARPRPSIAGPPCGRIRRRSFLADVGFGFTGLALGSMLSQEGIARGEAPSPSGRSAPGPHFAPKAKNIIWVFLSGGVSHMETWDPKPALNRYAGKSYDETPYPNPFEDPLFRERSRAVVGADRTHSEIFPLQVGFRRHGESGIAVSDWWPELGSCVDDIAFVRSMYSTDNDHAAEFQFHHGRHKLDPREPCIGSWIHYGLGTLNENLPQFVFLGKYSDMRVRENFDPHYLGPQHGGIELSLDPGAPLPFGSPAEGILADEQREQFAFIRDLNALAGVEYPDDEQLLARIKAYELAYRMQASVPEALDLGAEDPETERLYGIDREQNAIYGRRLLAARRLVERGTRFVLVYLSDYGEWDSHTQLRDLHARSCSRVDRPLAGLLRDLKRRGLDEETVVVCCTEFGRTPGLEVRDAYAKPNGRDHHPHAFTIWFAGAGIKKGIVHGATDELGFHVTEHPHYVTDVHATLLHLMGLDSRRLEIPGRKRLDIDHGHPIHEILA from the coding sequence ATGAGTGCTCGCCCTCGCCCCTCGATTGCCGGTCCTCCGTGTGGACGCATTCGACGCCGGAGCTTTCTGGCCGATGTGGGTTTCGGCTTTACCGGCCTGGCGCTGGGTTCGATGCTGAGCCAGGAAGGGATTGCTCGTGGCGAGGCCCCAAGCCCGTCGGGCCGGTCGGCTCCGGGGCCGCACTTTGCGCCGAAGGCGAAGAACATTATCTGGGTCTTTCTTTCCGGTGGTGTCAGCCACATGGAAACCTGGGACCCGAAACCGGCCCTCAATCGCTATGCGGGCAAGAGCTACGACGAGACGCCGTATCCGAACCCGTTCGAGGATCCGCTCTTTCGTGAGCGATCGCGAGCCGTGGTGGGGGCAGACCGGACGCATTCGGAGATCTTCCCGCTCCAGGTCGGGTTCCGTCGGCACGGCGAGTCAGGCATCGCGGTGTCGGACTGGTGGCCCGAGCTGGGATCGTGCGTGGACGACATTGCGTTCGTTCGGTCGATGTACTCGACCGACAACGATCACGCCGCCGAGTTCCAGTTTCACCACGGTCGCCACAAGCTCGACCCGAGAGAACCGTGCATCGGTTCCTGGATTCATTACGGGCTGGGAACCTTGAACGAGAATTTGCCGCAATTCGTTTTCCTGGGCAAATACTCGGATATGAGAGTTCGAGAGAACTTCGATCCGCACTACCTCGGCCCGCAACATGGTGGCATCGAATTGTCGCTGGATCCGGGGGCTCCCTTACCGTTCGGCTCGCCAGCCGAGGGGATTCTGGCGGACGAGCAGCGCGAGCAGTTTGCCTTTATTCGTGATCTGAACGCTCTGGCCGGGGTCGAGTACCCGGACGATGAGCAACTGCTCGCACGGATCAAGGCCTATGAACTGGCTTACCGAATGCAAGCCTCTGTGCCCGAGGCGCTTGACCTGGGGGCTGAGGACCCGGAAACCGAACGGCTATACGGCATCGATCGAGAGCAGAACGCGATCTACGGCCGTCGCTTGCTGGCAGCCCGTCGCCTGGTGGAGCGCGGGACGCGCTTTGTGTTGGTTTATCTGAGCGATTACGGGGAGTGGGATTCACACACCCAGTTACGGGACCTGCATGCCCGATCGTGCTCCCGCGTCGATCGGCCGCTGGCCGGGCTACTCCGGGATCTCAAGCGTCGGGGACTCGATGAAGAGACGGTCGTGGTCTGCTGTACCGAGTTCGGCCGGACCCCGGGCCTTGAGGTACGCGACGCCTACGCCAAGCCGAACGGTCGTGACCACCACCCGCACGCCTTTACCATCTGGTTCGCCGGAGCCGGGATCAAGAAGGGGATCGTTCACGGCGCGACCGATGAACTCGGCTTCCACGTTACTGAGCACCCGCATTACGTGACCGATGTGCACGCGACCTTGCTGCACCTGATGGGGCTCGACTCACGACGTCTGGAAATTCCTGGTCGGAAGCGGCTCGACATCGACCACGGCCATCCGATCCACGAGATTCTCGCCTAG
- a CDS encoding aldehyde dehydrogenase family protein produces MAQGLETAPRVPTDLASRLLIDNEWVSPKGGGSFDTYNPATGEVIAQVAEASADDVDRAVRAARRALETGPWGSMDAAERGKLMYNLADLIERDAEALAQLESLNCGKTITDARGDLNGVIYTLRYYAGWADKIEGRTVPVRGNFLSYTLRQPIGVVGQIIPWNFPLLMLAWKWGPALACGNTIVLKPAEQTPLTALKLGELAIEAGFPAGVINILNGMGETTGDAIVRHPDVDKIAFTGHVDTAKIIQKNAADTLKRVTTELGGKSPNVIFADADLDEAVAGAFHAIYFHGGQCCTAGSRLFVERGIRDEFVERLAERAKVRKIGDPLDPDTEQGPQVSQEQLDKILGYVESGQKQGARVVSGGKRVGGSGFYVEPTIFDNAREDMDIVRDEIFGPVVTVLPFNDVNEVVERANRTHYGLAAGVWTKDIDKAHLYAKKVKAGTVWVNCYHVVEPTTPFGGFKMSGQGRENGEAALEHYTELKTVTVKLHG; encoded by the coding sequence ATGGCCCAGGGACTTGAAACCGCGCCTCGCGTACCGACTGATCTGGCCTCCCGCCTCCTCATCGACAACGAATGGGTCAGTCCCAAGGGGGGCGGCTCGTTCGACACCTACAACCCCGCGACCGGCGAGGTCATCGCCCAGGTAGCCGAAGCCTCGGCCGACGACGTCGATCGCGCCGTCCGAGCCGCTCGCCGAGCCCTGGAAACCGGGCCCTGGGGCTCGATGGACGCCGCCGAACGCGGCAAGCTCATGTACAACCTCGCCGACCTGATCGAGCGAGACGCCGAGGCCCTCGCCCAGCTCGAATCGCTCAACTGCGGAAAAACCATCACCGATGCCCGTGGCGACCTGAACGGCGTCATCTACACCCTGCGCTACTACGCCGGTTGGGCCGACAAGATCGAAGGCCGCACGGTCCCGGTGCGTGGCAACTTCCTCTCATACACCCTGCGCCAACCGATCGGCGTGGTCGGGCAGATCATCCCCTGGAACTTCCCGCTCCTGATGCTCGCCTGGAAGTGGGGGCCGGCCCTCGCCTGCGGCAACACCATTGTGTTGAAGCCCGCCGAGCAAACCCCTCTCACCGCCCTGAAGCTGGGAGAATTGGCGATCGAGGCCGGCTTCCCTGCCGGTGTCATCAACATCCTCAACGGCATGGGCGAAACCACCGGCGACGCCATCGTCCGCCACCCAGACGTGGATAAGATCGCCTTCACCGGCCACGTCGACACCGCCAAGATCATCCAGAAGAACGCCGCCGACACCCTGAAGCGCGTCACCACCGAACTCGGCGGCAAGAGCCCGAACGTCATCTTCGCCGACGCCGACCTCGACGAGGCCGTGGCCGGAGCCTTCCACGCCATCTACTTCCACGGCGGCCAGTGCTGCACGGCCGGCAGCCGCCTGTTCGTCGAGCGCGGCATTCGTGATGAGTTCGTCGAGCGCCTGGCCGAGCGGGCCAAAGTTCGCAAGATCGGCGACCCGCTCGACCCCGACACCGAGCAAGGCCCGCAGGTCTCTCAGGAGCAGTTGGACAAGATCCTCGGCTACGTCGAGTCAGGCCAGAAGCAAGGAGCCCGCGTCGTCTCGGGCGGCAAGCGCGTCGGCGGGTCTGGCTTCTACGTCGAGCCCACCATCTTCGACAACGCTCGTGAAGACATGGACATCGTCCGTGATGAAATCTTCGGCCCGGTCGTCACCGTCCTGCCCTTCAACGACGTCAACGAGGTCGTCGAGCGTGCCAATCGCACCCATTATGGCCTTGCCGCCGGCGTCTGGACCAAGGACATCGACAAGGCCCACCTCTACGCCAAGAAGGTTAAGGCCGGCACCGTCTGGGTCAACTGCTACCACGTCGTCGAGCCCACCACCCCCTTCGGCGGCTTCAAGATGTCTGGCCAGGGCCGTGAAAACGGCGAGGCCGCCCTGGAACACTACACCGAGCTGAAGACCGTCACCGTCAAGCTGCATGGCTGA